In Paenibacillus kyungheensis, the following are encoded in one genomic region:
- a CDS encoding phytoene desaturase family protein, whose amino-acid sequence MSKKVIVIGSGVAGLASAIRLQAAGYQVEIYEKGLTPGGKMNRIELDGGYKFDLGPSIVMMPEIYRELFEVCGRDPDDYIPMEKLDPIYRAYFSDIPDEPFDISSDMTKLTKTIEAISEEDTAGFFRYLHEIYQKFIIAKNYILPRPFRKRSDFYNLPMLKKAIKLKPYDTADKFVGRYIKNKRLRQMISFQTLYIGISPLTSPSFYTMIPMLQFLYGVWFIKGGMYTMALSMERLFKELGGIIHYGQDVQQISIQNQKAEGIVVDGQNISSDYVVCNADFPYAIKHLVQDKSAKGQYTDEKVDSMKYSCSCFLLYLGMNRKYEETDHVHNFIFNEDLDQNLNDIFDGKKLTNASFYVYIASKADPSMAPEGTDGLYILMPVSNAVESNYEWDEETVAYYRSYILNELKKIRGFENVDNEIVTETHITPLDFSSKFNAYNGASFGLQPILKQSNHYRPQSKASDCENLYFTGSSTHPGAGVPIVLLSAKIAAQELIQDDTGNLFDYSVK is encoded by the coding sequence ATGAGTAAAAAGGTAATAGTCATCGGAAGCGGGGTGGCGGGTCTTGCCTCTGCCATAAGGCTTCAGGCTGCTGGCTACCAAGTAGAAATCTATGAAAAAGGTTTGACACCCGGTGGTAAAATGAACCGGATCGAACTGGACGGAGGATACAAATTCGATTTGGGACCTAGTATCGTGATGATGCCAGAAATCTATCGGGAACTATTCGAAGTGTGCGGCCGTGACCCGGACGATTATATTCCCATGGAAAAACTAGATCCGATTTATCGGGCTTATTTTAGTGATATTCCTGATGAGCCTTTTGACATTTCCTCCGATATGACCAAGCTGACCAAAACGATCGAAGCGATCAGTGAAGAAGATACAGCAGGCTTTTTTCGGTATCTGCATGAGATTTATCAAAAATTTATCATTGCTAAAAATTATATTCTTCCCAGGCCTTTCCGTAAAAGGAGTGACTTTTATAACCTCCCAATGCTGAAAAAGGCAATAAAATTAAAACCTTACGATACTGCGGATAAATTTGTCGGTCGGTATATCAAGAACAAAAGGCTGAGACAGATGATCAGCTTTCAAACGTTATATATCGGCATTTCACCTCTGACTAGCCCTTCTTTTTATACAATGATTCCGATGCTTCAATTTTTATATGGAGTATGGTTTATTAAGGGCGGGATGTATACGATGGCTTTGTCGATGGAAAGACTCTTCAAAGAGCTTGGAGGAATCATTCATTACGGCCAAGATGTACAGCAGATATCTATTCAAAATCAAAAAGCAGAAGGGATTGTCGTGGACGGGCAAAACATTTCTTCGGATTATGTCGTTTGCAACGCAGACTTTCCTTATGCGATCAAACATCTGGTACAAGACAAGTCTGCTAAAGGACAGTATACCGACGAGAAAGTCGACAGCATGAAATATTCTTGCTCCTGTTTTTTGTTGTACCTCGGTATGAACCGCAAGTATGAAGAAACTGACCATGTGCATAATTTTATTTTCAATGAGGATCTGGACCAGAATCTCAATGATATTTTTGATGGAAAAAAACTGACGAATGCTTCTTTTTACGTGTATATCGCTTCAAAAGCAGATCCTTCCATGGCTCCTGAAGGAACAGATGGATTGTATATTCTGATGCCTGTATCAAATGCAGTCGAATCCAACTATGAGTGGGACGAAGAGACGGTTGCTTATTATCGCAGTTACATCTTAAATGAATTGAAAAAGATTCGTGGTTTTGAAAATGTGGATAATGAGATTGTGACCGAAACGCATATCACACCACTGGATTTCAGTTCCAAGTTCAATGCGTATAATGGTGCTTCGTTTGGTTTGCAGCCTATTTTAAAACAAAGCAACCACTACCGTCCCCAAAGCAAAGCGAGCGATTGCGAAAATTTGTACTTTACTGGAAGCAGTACACATCCCGGCGCTGGCGTTCCAATCGTACTTCTATCTGCCAAAATTGCCGCTCAAGAATTGATCCAAGATGATACAGGTAATCTGTTTGATTATTCGGTGAAATAA
- a CDS encoding glycosyltransferase — MDIIKLAIGFGTVIVGFLMFWSLPVPRASSSGATNLPFLSIIIPARNEESRIVPLLQSLQEQRFTSFEILVVDDDSSDKTATVAESFGAKVLQNEGVGKSSACWHGAEQAKGSWLLFLDADTKFESTEGLNNLLQFYQEKGARGITALQPFHTVERLYEHLSVIFNIIVVTGMNLFTIWGSRFKTAGSFGPCILCNRDDYFLSGGHKKIEGAIMDDLALGEAFLEQNLPVHCLGGKGIISLRMYPEGIGSLIEGWCKSFAVGSKSTHPVVMFMVILWISGSFIAASALVSSLIAWNPATILLSGILYVLYAIQTGWFAGRVGDFKKAIFLVYPIWFAFFIGIYLYSFIRVNVFRSVSWKGRKIKV, encoded by the coding sequence TTGGACATTATCAAACTGGCGATTGGATTTGGGACAGTGATAGTCGGCTTCCTCATGTTCTGGTCGCTACCTGTGCCCCGTGCCTCCTCCAGCGGGGCAACCAATCTACCGTTTCTGTCTATTATTATTCCTGCTAGAAATGAAGAAAGTAGGATCGTGCCTTTGCTGCAGTCCCTACAGGAACAGCGGTTTACCTCATTCGAAATTCTGGTTGTGGATGACGATTCATCGGACAAGACCGCTACTGTAGCGGAAAGTTTCGGTGCAAAGGTGTTGCAGAACGAAGGAGTAGGGAAATCCTCAGCCTGCTGGCACGGCGCCGAACAAGCTAAAGGAAGCTGGTTATTATTTTTGGACGCGGATACCAAATTCGAAAGCACAGAGGGGCTAAACAATCTGCTGCAGTTTTATCAGGAAAAGGGAGCCAGAGGTATTACAGCACTGCAACCTTTTCATACGGTAGAGCGCTTGTATGAACATCTTTCTGTTATTTTTAACATTATCGTTGTAACCGGAATGAATCTGTTTACCATTTGGGGTTCGCGTTTTAAAACGGCCGGTTCGTTCGGTCCGTGTATTTTATGCAATCGCGATGATTATTTTTTGTCTGGAGGGCATAAAAAAATCGAGGGAGCCATCATGGATGATTTGGCACTAGGAGAGGCGTTTCTTGAACAAAATCTTCCTGTACACTGCCTGGGGGGTAAAGGTATTATATCTCTGCGCATGTATCCCGAAGGCATTGGCAGTCTGATCGAGGGCTGGTGTAAAAGTTTTGCCGTCGGTTCCAAATCGACGCATCCGGTTGTCATGTTCATGGTCATCTTATGGATATCCGGTAGTTTCATTGCTGCATCCGCTCTAGTTTCTTCCCTGATAGCATGGAATCCTGCTACCATCCTGTTGAGCGGGATATTATATGTCCTGTATGCTATTCAGACAGGATGGTTTGCCGGCAGAGTCGGGGACTTCAAAAAAGCGATTTTTCTTGTTTACCCGATATGGTTTGCGTTTTTTATAGGCATTTATTTATATTCCTTTATCAGGGTGAATGTTTTCCGTTCCGTAAGCTGGAAAGGTCGCAAAATCAAAGTCTGA
- a CDS encoding GNAT family N-acetyltransferase gives MITVYNDRYKEEVITLILHVQNVEYGVGIGVEEQPDILDIHSNYINDGGNFWIALNDKEEVIGSIGLQKKNKEIAVLKKFFVYKDYRGKEFGTGKKLFEALLDFAKKQGFSKIILDTPSKATRSHSFYKKVGFKETDKQNLPIKYDYPDRDSIIFLLEL, from the coding sequence ATGATTACAGTTTATAATGATAGATATAAAGAAGAAGTTATTACATTAATATTGCATGTACAAAATGTCGAATATGGAGTGGGTATTGGTGTTGAAGAACAACCAGATATTCTAGATATTCATTCAAATTATATAAATGACGGCGGTAATTTTTGGATAGCCTTAAATGATAAAGAAGAGGTTATCGGTTCAATTGGTTTGCAAAAGAAAAATAAAGAGATTGCTGTATTAAAGAAATTTTTCGTTTATAAAGACTATCGAGGCAAAGAATTTGGGACAGGCAAAAAGCTCTTTGAAGCTTTACTTGATTTTGCTAAAAAACAAGGTTTTTCTAAGATCATTTTAGATACTCCATCTAAAGCAACAAGATCGCACAGTTTTTATAAAAAGGTGGGCTTTAAAGAGACTGATAAACAGAACTTACCAATTAAATATGATTATCCTGACCGCGATTCAATTATATTTCTATTAGAACTATGA
- a CDS encoding metal-dependent hydrolase → MKVSYHGHSVVKIETNGIIILIDPFITGNTTTDLDATTIQADIILLTHGHGDHVGDTVDIAKRNNALVVASAELADVIGWEGVRTHAMSIGGAHTFDFGRVKLTQAFHSSSYINPETRTITYTGMPTGILFTAEGKTIYHAGDTGLFYDMKVIGERNDIDIAFLPIGDNHTMGPEDAAVATDWLQAKQVVPIHFNTFPFIEQDPHYFASLLKEGVGIVLNPGEMINL, encoded by the coding sequence ATGAAAGTATCCTATCATGGACATTCCGTTGTAAAAATTGAAACGAATGGAATTATTATTCTGATCGATCCATTTATTACAGGCAACACTACTACAGATCTGGATGCAACCACCATACAAGCAGACATCATCTTGTTAACTCACGGTCATGGTGATCATGTAGGCGATACTGTAGACATTGCGAAACGCAACAACGCATTGGTTGTTGCCTCGGCAGAGCTGGCAGATGTGATCGGCTGGGAAGGCGTGAGAACCCATGCTATGAGTATTGGTGGAGCGCACACCTTCGACTTTGGACGAGTAAAACTGACTCAGGCTTTTCATAGTTCTAGTTATATTAACCCGGAGACCCGAACCATCACCTACACGGGAATGCCTACCGGAATTCTATTCACAGCTGAAGGTAAAACGATATATCATGCAGGTGATACAGGCCTTTTCTACGATATGAAAGTGATCGGGGAACGCAACGATATCGATATCGCTTTTCTCCCAATCGGAGACAACCATACCATGGGACCAGAAGACGCCGCTGTAGCCACAGATTGGCTTCAAGCCAAACAAGTTGTGCCGATTCATTTCAACACATTCCCATTTATTGAACAAGATCCACATTACTTCGCTTCTCTGCTTAAAGAAGGGGTAGGCATTGTGCTTAACCCTGGAGAAATGATCAACCTTTAA
- a CDS encoding FMN-dependent NADH-azoreductase has translation MSTVLYITAHPGHLDASYSLSVGEQFIQAYKETNPEDEVVHVDLYQRDIPQIDVDVWEAWGTIQNGGSFDQLSAAQQQKLTLLSTLLDEFIAADKYVFVTPMWNFSYPPIMKAYIDSFCVRAKTFKYTENGPVGLLKNKKAFHIQATGGIYSEGPVADRENGSRHLKTVLNFVGITDFDNLFIEGVSTAGDRALQIKADGVEKARIAAKTF, from the coding sequence ATGTCAACTGTACTTTATATTACGGCACATCCTGGTCACCTTGACGCATCTTACAGCCTTTCTGTCGGAGAACAATTCATACAAGCATACAAAGAAACTAATCCAGAAGATGAAGTAGTTCATGTAGACCTGTATCAACGCGATATTCCACAAATTGATGTTGACGTATGGGAAGCATGGGGAACCATTCAGAATGGTGGTTCATTCGATCAATTGTCTGCCGCACAACAACAAAAATTAACTCTGCTCAGTACTTTGCTGGATGAATTCATTGCTGCAGACAAGTATGTGTTTGTAACACCGATGTGGAATTTCTCTTATCCTCCTATAATGAAGGCGTATATTGATTCTTTCTGTGTTAGAGCCAAAACTTTTAAATATACAGAGAATGGTCCAGTGGGTCTGCTTAAAAATAAAAAAGCGTTCCACATCCAAGCTACTGGCGGCATTTACTCGGAAGGACCTGTAGCAGATCGGGAGAATGGAAGCCGTCATTTGAAAACCGTATTGAACTTCGTAGGTATCACCGACTTCGATAATTTGTTTATAGAAGGAGTATCCACTGCAGGAGACCGCGCTTTACAGATTAAAGCTGATGGAGTGGAGAAAGCACGCATAGCCGCCAAAACCTTTTAA
- a CDS encoding tautomerase family protein — MPLTRITTLKGRFSEEKALIVEVVLQTIVDKLHVPQNDRFLIIEELDHENFNFDRNFLDMDRSDGFLIVQITLNAGRSAEVKKEFYEALAQQLHQQCDIRMEDVFINLVEVNKENWSYGNGFAPFIV, encoded by the coding sequence ATGCCATTAACTCGTATTACCACATTAAAAGGGCGCTTTAGTGAAGAAAAAGCACTTATTGTCGAGGTTGTCTTACAGACGATTGTAGACAAGCTTCACGTTCCCCAGAACGATCGCTTTCTGATTATAGAAGAACTTGATCATGAGAATTTCAACTTTGATCGGAATTTTCTGGATATGGATAGAAGTGACGGTTTTCTCATCGTTCAGATCACTTTAAATGCCGGCCGTTCAGCTGAAGTGAAGAAAGAGTTCTATGAGGCTTTAGCTCAGCAACTACATCAGCAGTGCGATATTAGAATGGAAGATGTATTCATCAATTTGGTCGAAGTCAATAAAGAAAACTGGTCTTATGGTAACGGATTCGCTCCGTTTATTGTATAA